A stretch of the Duncaniella dubosii genome encodes the following:
- a CDS encoding sugar phosphate nucleotidyltransferase: MKPTLFVLAAGMGSRYGGLKQLDPLGPQGQTIMDYSIYDAIQAGFGKVVFVIRKDFEKDFREKILSKYEGHIPVEVVFQATDKLPEGYTCPADRTKPWGTNHAVMMGSEVINEPFAVINADDFYGRDAFRVMAEDLMRPRERKGDYSMVGFRVGNTMTENGSVARGVCSKGEDGNLTGVVERTAISYAPNGDIVFTDENGVEQTLDPMTPVSMNLWGFTPDYFDYSEREFRTFLNKDLNTPKAEFFIPLVIDTLIHSGEATVKVLDTDSRWFGVTYAADRPGVVEKFAQLHADGIYPDKMF; encoded by the coding sequence ATGAAACCAACTCTATTTGTACTTGCTGCCGGCATGGGCAGCCGCTACGGCGGTCTCAAACAGCTCGATCCATTAGGACCTCAGGGACAGACCATCATGGACTATTCAATCTATGATGCAATCCAAGCCGGCTTCGGCAAAGTAGTCTTCGTCATCCGCAAGGATTTCGAAAAAGATTTCCGCGAAAAAATCCTCTCCAAATACGAAGGCCATATTCCAGTCGAAGTGGTATTTCAGGCTACCGACAAACTTCCCGAAGGCTATACCTGTCCGGCAGACCGCACCAAACCGTGGGGTACAAACCATGCCGTCATGATGGGAAGCGAGGTCATCAATGAACCGTTTGCCGTAATCAATGCCGACGACTTTTATGGACGTGACGCATTCCGTGTGATGGCCGAAGACCTCATGCGTCCGCGCGAACGCAAGGGCGACTATTCGATGGTCGGTTTCCGTGTAGGCAACACAATGACCGAAAACGGCTCTGTGGCACGTGGCGTCTGCTCAAAGGGTGAAGACGGCAACCTCACAGGAGTCGTTGAACGCACTGCCATCTCCTACGCCCCCAACGGAGATATCGTGTTCACCGATGAAAACGGAGTAGAACAGACACTTGACCCGATGACACCGGTATCAATGAACCTCTGGGGCTTCACTCCTGACTATTTCGACTATTCCGAACGCGAATTCCGCACCTTCCTCAACAAAGATCTTAACACTCCGAAGGCTGAATTCTTCATTCCGCTTGTCATAGACACTCTCATCCACTCAGGCGAAGCGACAGTCAAGGTTCTTGACACCGACTCACGCTGGTTTGGCGTGACATACGCAGCGGACCGCCCCGGAGTTGTCGAAAAATTCGCACAGCTCCACGCCGACGGCATCTATCCCGACAAGATGTTCTAA
- the galK gene encoding galactokinase: protein MELKNKISEAFASHFGGEGTFYTSAGRINLIGEHTDYNGGFVFPGAIDKVIMAEIRPNGTEKVNLYSVDLNDSASFGLNEADAPSQQWARYIFGVCRETIKRGGSVKGFDAVFAGNVPLGAGLSSSAALESCFAFAINDLFNDNTIDKFELAKIGQSTEHNYCGVNCGIMDQFASVFGKKDCLIRLDCRSLEYEYFPFKIDGYKLVLVDSVVKHELVDSPYNKRRESCERVAKRLGLETLRDADMEMLDAVKADISAEDNMRARFVIGEKERVLGVCDSLNRGDIATVGRLMYETHEGLSKDYEVSCEELDFLNDVAKECGVTGSRIMGGGFGGCTINLVPNEIHDKFIETVTAKFNERYGHEPKIYDVVISDGARRLDD from the coding sequence ATGGAATTAAAAAATAAAATCAGCGAAGCATTCGCATCGCACTTCGGAGGCGAAGGCACATTCTATACTTCAGCCGGACGAATCAACCTCATCGGCGAGCACACCGACTACAACGGCGGCTTCGTGTTTCCCGGAGCTATTGACAAAGTAATCATGGCCGAAATCCGTCCAAACGGAACGGAGAAAGTCAATCTCTACTCGGTTGACCTCAACGACAGTGCCTCGTTCGGACTCAACGAAGCAGACGCACCCTCGCAGCAGTGGGCACGCTACATCTTCGGAGTCTGCCGCGAGACCATCAAGCGTGGAGGCTCTGTCAAAGGCTTTGATGCAGTGTTCGCCGGCAATGTTCCTCTCGGCGCAGGACTGTCATCGTCGGCCGCACTCGAATCATGTTTTGCATTCGCGATCAACGACCTGTTCAATGACAACACAATCGACAAATTCGAGCTCGCAAAAATAGGCCAGTCCACCGAACACAACTACTGTGGTGTCAACTGCGGCATCATGGACCAGTTCGCATCCGTTTTCGGAAAGAAAGACTGTCTCATCCGTCTTGACTGCCGTTCGCTTGAATATGAATACTTCCCATTCAAGATTGACGGTTACAAGCTCGTGCTTGTCGACTCAGTGGTGAAGCACGAACTTGTCGACTCTCCCTACAACAAGCGCCGTGAATCATGTGAGCGCGTGGCAAAACGCCTCGGACTCGAAACACTCCGCGATGCCGACATGGAAATGCTCGATGCTGTCAAAGCCGATATTTCGGCCGAAGACAACATGCGTGCACGCTTCGTCATCGGTGAGAAGGAACGTGTGCTCGGAGTGTGTGACTCTCTCAACCGTGGCGATATCGCCACGGTGGGACGTCTCATGTACGAAACACACGAAGGTCTCTCAAAAGACTACGAGGTGTCGTGCGAAGAGCTTGACTTCCTCAACGATGTAGCCAAGGAATGTGGCGTTACCGGCTCACGTATCATGGGAGGCGGTTTCGGAGGCTGCACAATCAACCTTGTGCCCAACGAAATCCACGACAAGTTTATCGAGACTGTGACAGCCAAGTTCAACGAACGCTATGGTCATGAACCCAAAATCTACGACGTTGTCATCTCTGACGGAGCACGCCGTCTCGATGACTGA
- the aspT gene encoding aspartate-alanine antiporter, with protein MEIIESFGDILRNYPALAVFLTVGMGFLLGRLRIGSFTLGSVTAVLLVGVVVGQFGITVSGPLKTVFFLMFLFSIGYSVGPEFFKSLRGMGLRQVLFAVLMSMCCFAVTVGLAFLFGYTKGETVGLFAGSQTCSSLIGVGTEAIGKLPVGQEIKDEQISIIPVCYAVTYIFGTLGTVIILGNFGPKLLGGVERVARQAHDLEKSLDNMSWDSDPAKFNAHRGVSFRSYRLTNRIFENGMSVAELESFFEVRGIHVYVGRVQRDDRIFTPGLSDMLHRGDSVVVCGPRKFMVKVGDYTGPEDDNRELLTYPVERVSVLVASPDIVGCPFSNLLSSPVMRGVSVRRVMRRGKEIALDPAETIERGDTMRLVGDSGAVAAAARMIGYADRMTNSSDLMFVGLAIFIGGLVGSLSVWIGNVPVSFGTSGGALLAGIVFGWLRSRRPTFGYIPASALWLMNNLGLNMFIAVVGIEAAPSFVSGLRDVGWMLFVAGAVGTTIPLLIGMWMGHKVFKFNPAITLGCCAGTRTCTASLGAVQDAIGSTVPAIGYTVTYAVSNILLVVWGMVTVLLV; from the coding sequence ATGGAGATTATAGAATCTTTTGGAGATATATTGCGAAATTATCCGGCTTTGGCGGTCTTTCTGACCGTAGGCATGGGATTTTTGTTGGGGAGACTCCGCATCGGTTCGTTCACGCTTGGCAGCGTGACGGCGGTGCTGCTGGTCGGAGTGGTTGTCGGGCAGTTCGGTATAACTGTTTCCGGTCCGCTTAAGACTGTGTTCTTCCTGATGTTTCTTTTTTCGATAGGCTACAGTGTCGGGCCTGAGTTTTTCAAGTCGTTGCGTGGCATGGGGCTCCGGCAGGTACTTTTTGCGGTGCTGATGAGCATGTGTTGCTTTGCGGTCACTGTCGGACTTGCATTTCTGTTCGGATATACTAAAGGTGAGACGGTCGGACTTTTCGCCGGCTCTCAGACATGTTCGTCACTTATAGGCGTGGGGACAGAGGCTATAGGCAAGCTACCTGTCGGTCAGGAAATAAAAGATGAGCAGATTTCGATTATCCCTGTCTGCTATGCGGTGACATACATATTCGGCACACTCGGGACTGTCATCATTCTCGGGAATTTTGGCCCGAAACTGTTGGGAGGGGTGGAGCGAGTGGCGCGGCAGGCTCATGATCTTGAAAAAAGTCTCGACAATATGTCGTGGGATTCAGATCCGGCCAAGTTCAATGCCCACCGTGGAGTCTCGTTCCGTTCGTATCGGCTGACAAACCGGATTTTTGAGAATGGAATGAGTGTGGCTGAACTGGAGTCGTTTTTCGAAGTGCGCGGTATTCATGTCTATGTCGGGCGTGTGCAGCGCGATGACAGGATTTTTACGCCCGGACTTTCCGATATGCTTCATCGCGGTGACAGTGTGGTCGTCTGCGGCCCGCGAAAATTCATGGTAAAGGTCGGCGACTATACCGGGCCGGAGGATGACAACCGTGAACTTCTCACATATCCTGTGGAACGTGTGTCGGTTCTTGTCGCATCGCCTGACATCGTCGGTTGTCCATTCAGCAATCTTTTGTCATCGCCTGTGATGCGTGGCGTTTCGGTCAGGAGAGTGATGCGTCGAGGAAAAGAGATTGCGCTTGATCCGGCAGAGACTATCGAACGTGGCGACACGATGCGGCTTGTCGGCGACAGTGGAGCAGTGGCGGCGGCTGCACGTATGATTGGCTATGCCGACCGCATGACTAATTCGAGCGATCTGATGTTTGTCGGGCTTGCCATCTTTATCGGAGGTCTTGTCGGCAGTCTGAGTGTATGGATCGGGAATGTCCCGGTCAGTTTCGGGACGAGCGGAGGTGCGCTTCTCGCAGGTATAGTGTTCGGATGGCTGCGTTCGCGACGCCCGACATTCGGCTATATTCCGGCATCAGCATTGTGGTTAATGAATAATCTGGGTCTCAATATGTTTATTGCTGTTGTCGGGATAGAGGCGGCTCCATCGTTTGTCTCCGGGTTGCGCGATGTAGGCTGGATGCTCTTTGTCGCCGGAGCGGTGGGAACTACAATTCCGCTTTTAATCGGGATGTGGATGGGGCATAAAGTTTTCAAATTCAATCCGGCGATTACTCTCGGGTGCTGTGCCGGCACAAGAACTTGCACCGCCTCTCTCGGCGCTGTGCAGGATGCTATCGGAAGTACGGTTCCGGCAATCGGCTATACGGTGACTTATGCTGTCAGCAATATTCTTCTTGTCGTCTGGGGAATGGTGACTGTGCTTCTTGTCTGA
- a CDS encoding DUF262 domain-containing protein has product MTSETNNIIERKAISDLLNGGYFYIPPYQRGYRWTPTQVTQLLHDLFSYANEPHGSNHQNIEGDYYCLQPVVARPVTNDNIIKPILSEGAVVNEDNPVWEIIDGQQRLTTIYILYKYLMTKEGISDEELEEDYGGKKLYHLVYATRKDSAQFLEDLGKSDKDTASNIDYFHMQQAYDTIDQWIRGKGEYAETGGIALCRRYHLDETVKNVRTTLFNLLNAGKGKRNTTGSVQILWYELSKWSDAINEFRKINTGKIYLTDAELIKALFLKRQTEGLEHIQMQRALEWENIENTLHNDSFWYFLNRRKNEMPNRIDIIFQLAYKAEYMKDVPDDKIDEKLKECETKLQDKNRIFNFYYDKFDGLNGEALTTKIEKEWDAVSKVFHVLEDWYEDVVCYNLIGMLCQYNGNLLPKSYIHFIGMEENQSREDFKKWLKNEIRKQVADISARSGQINISYGDPKVFNLLLLLNVNHLNRQVEQTKDDLNKIGAIYKFPFAVLTSQDWDIEHIDSFTKNGLKRVDDQKKWIDTAMDDLKNKLEENEEAKNEINRLRDNEKLMDAINKLRQLAEETDAGEEIKNNIGNLTLLDSTTNRSYGNSLFITKRKTIIERMKNGVFVPVSTSYVFMKLFDEEGTRRTQWTEGDMKSYQKYICEELRDYLNTEEN; this is encoded by the coding sequence ATGACATCTGAGACAAACAACATAATCGAACGAAAAGCAATATCAGACCTCCTTAATGGCGGCTATTTCTATATACCACCCTACCAGCGTGGCTACAGATGGACTCCGACGCAGGTAACACAGCTTCTTCACGACCTTTTTTCATACGCTAATGAACCTCACGGTTCAAACCACCAGAATATCGAAGGTGACTACTACTGTCTTCAACCGGTCGTAGCTCGCCCTGTCACTAATGACAATATTATAAAACCAATCTTATCGGAGGGAGCTGTGGTAAACGAAGACAACCCGGTGTGGGAGATTATCGACGGCCAGCAGCGACTGACCACGATATATATTCTCTACAAATACCTGATGACAAAAGAAGGAATTTCTGACGAAGAGCTGGAAGAGGATTACGGAGGGAAAAAACTGTATCATCTTGTATATGCCACACGAAAAGATTCAGCACAGTTTCTGGAGGATTTAGGAAAGTCTGACAAAGATACAGCAAGCAATATCGATTATTTCCACATGCAACAGGCTTATGACACCATTGACCAATGGATACGTGGAAAAGGTGAATACGCAGAAACCGGAGGTATAGCCCTGTGCAGACGCTACCATCTTGACGAGACTGTCAAAAACGTACGTACGACATTATTCAACTTATTGAACGCCGGCAAAGGGAAGAGAAATACCACCGGTTCAGTCCAGATATTGTGGTATGAGCTGTCGAAATGGTCTGATGCAATCAACGAGTTCCGTAAGATAAACACAGGCAAGATATATCTGACGGATGCAGAACTCATCAAGGCATTATTTTTAAAAAGGCAAACCGAAGGACTTGAGCACATCCAGATGCAAAGAGCGCTGGAGTGGGAAAATATTGAAAATACGCTGCATAACGATTCTTTCTGGTATTTTCTCAACAGGCGAAAAAACGAAATGCCCAACCGCATCGACATCATATTTCAGCTTGCCTACAAAGCGGAATACATGAAAGACGTTCCGGATGATAAGATAGACGAGAAGTTAAAAGAATGCGAGACCAAACTTCAAGACAAGAACAGAATCTTTAATTTCTACTACGACAAGTTTGACGGTCTCAACGGCGAGGCACTGACTACGAAAATAGAGAAAGAATGGGATGCCGTATCGAAAGTGTTTCATGTACTTGAAGACTGGTATGAGGATGTGGTCTGCTACAATCTCATCGGTATGCTTTGCCAGTATAATGGAAATCTACTGCCTAAAAGCTACATCCACTTCATTGGGATGGAAGAAAATCAATCAAGGGAGGATTTTAAGAAATGGCTAAAAAACGAGATAAGGAAGCAGGTAGCCGACATATCAGCTAGAAGCGGACAGATAAATATAAGCTACGGTGATCCAAAAGTGTTCAACCTCTTGCTTTTGCTCAACGTGAATCACCTCAACCGCCAGGTCGAACAAACCAAGGACGACCTAAATAAAATCGGCGCAATCTACAAATTCCCTTTTGCCGTCCTGACCTCGCAGGACTGGGACATCGAGCACATAGACTCCTTCACCAAAAACGGACTGAAGCGAGTCGACGACCAAAAAAAATGGATAGATACCGCGATGGACGATCTCAAAAACAAGCTCGAAGAAAATGAGGAAGCTAAAAATGAGATTAACCGTTTGAGAGATAACGAAAAGCTGATGGATGCCATCAACAAACTCCGTCAGCTGGCCGAAGAGACAGATGCCGGAGAAGAAATCAAGAACAACATCGGCAATCTTACGCTCCTTGACTCGACCACAAACCGGTCGTATGGCAACAGCCTGTTTATCACAAAACGCAAGACCATCATCGAAAGAATGAAAAACGGAGTGTTCGTACCGGTTTCGACATCCTACGTGTTCATGAAACTCTTTGACGAGGAAGGGACACGCCGGACACAGTGGACAGAGGGCGATATGAAATCATATCAGAAATACATCTGCGAAGAATTAAGGGATTATCTAAACACCGAAGAAAATTAA
- a CDS encoding DUF262 domain-containing protein produces MSQTYSFTGIFSKPVPYSSENNLVTISKIIVPRIQRNYAQGRNGENETKIRENFLREIFKNLAVNTVMGMNFMYGAVKKNKENDKEEYVMELLDGQQRFTTLYLLHWYLLNKEKKQNDPAFKPVRDALKSFLYETRTTATKFCKSLADYTCDFGEDKPSEHITKARWYYRTYDKDSTVAGMLVMLDAIDAYYKKYDIKNALERTDNLQFYVLPLMQFSKSEELYMKMNARGLPLSVFDSFKADFTGAMRKVEQLNNEKVQLEGGMEGEEVTHIENISIKLDAKWIDLFWNSSRKKDSDISYMRFFSRFFACRYLIDNQRAPKEMRDTEAAVNLFYTRTEKSKDQYLGFDKYAEELQAHPEYFTAAEKVLDTLQEHQGLIKESLTPVWDKDKEEKGNFFVDADITFTQTLLTVMGAIEEFILTFETFDEELYKKWMRVVWNIVENTDIDNLERVATTLRSFGRMIRHIAAELGVESKFGAERGHASKITNTDSFYQAMANCADMPSTDDDNRWARPFKEEMEKAKLISENGEWLEQFLKMERHPYFKGTTNFYYTEGITLDSFKHRCEFVAEMFDAKGITKQYRKRHVLLRAIMSRMSMWEDIERQYLTENNETHKYLKLLLISDQRIHDMLADILDNSHNEKEIIRALEGETKSLIPYDDKIGSELQTAIACNALRRDVKLYDWITEQPSPVYVHWKNGHIAVAIPGKWFDRYFIDSERDKMAQRFIEKYSMEYYADEEVHKSPDDYTTYGRYKGEDAIFYFNYDENDDYSFNINFSNNHRFRIFVELPKKTRAKKFHEIAKAGHIYKDDPYCVYFDCDNDGNPLFRYYLDCEFDELDAYVEKAMKTTHDTLVKMGIIST; encoded by the coding sequence ATGAGCCAGACATATTCATTTACCGGGATATTCAGTAAACCAGTGCCCTACTCGTCAGAAAACAACCTCGTGACAATCTCAAAAATCATCGTCCCCCGCATCCAGCGCAATTATGCACAGGGGCGCAATGGCGAAAACGAGACGAAAATCCGAGAGAACTTTCTGAGAGAAATATTCAAAAACCTTGCCGTGAACACGGTCATGGGCATGAACTTCATGTATGGAGCAGTCAAGAAAAACAAGGAGAATGACAAAGAGGAATATGTGATGGAACTTCTTGACGGCCAGCAACGTTTCACTACCCTCTATCTGCTCCACTGGTATCTACTCAACAAAGAGAAGAAGCAGAATGACCCGGCTTTTAAACCGGTACGCGACGCTCTGAAGTCATTTTTATATGAAACCCGAACCACCGCCACGAAGTTTTGCAAATCATTGGCGGACTATACATGTGATTTCGGAGAAGACAAGCCAAGCGAACACATCACAAAGGCGAGATGGTATTACCGCACCTATGATAAAGACTCGACAGTCGCGGGCATGCTGGTGATGCTTGACGCAATCGACGCATATTATAAGAAATATGATATTAAAAATGCGCTCGAACGGACGGATAATCTCCAGTTCTATGTGTTGCCACTGATGCAATTCAGCAAATCGGAAGAACTGTATATGAAAATGAACGCGCGAGGACTTCCGCTTTCAGTGTTCGACAGTTTCAAGGCGGATTTCACAGGGGCCATGAGAAAAGTGGAACAGCTAAACAACGAAAAGGTACAACTCGAAGGCGGCATGGAAGGTGAAGAGGTCACTCATATCGAAAACATTTCCATAAAGCTTGATGCCAAGTGGATAGACCTCTTCTGGAACAGCAGCAGGAAGAAGGACTCTGACATATCATACATGAGATTCTTCAGCCGCTTCTTCGCGTGCCGCTATCTCATCGACAATCAGCGTGCCCCAAAAGAGATGCGCGACACTGAAGCTGCCGTGAATCTATTTTATACACGAACTGAGAAAAGTAAAGACCAGTATCTCGGCTTTGATAAGTATGCCGAAGAGCTTCAGGCACATCCGGAATATTTTACCGCAGCAGAAAAGGTGCTCGACACTTTACAGGAACATCAGGGTCTCATCAAGGAATCGCTTACCCCTGTGTGGGATAAAGACAAAGAGGAAAAAGGAAACTTCTTTGTAGACGCGGACATAACATTCACCCAGACGTTGCTGACAGTCATGGGAGCAATTGAGGAGTTCATACTGACATTCGAAACCTTTGACGAAGAGCTCTACAAAAAGTGGATGCGCGTGGTCTGGAATATCGTGGAGAACACCGACATCGACAATCTGGAACGCGTGGCCACCACTCTCCGCAGCTTCGGACGAATGATTCGTCACATAGCCGCTGAGCTTGGTGTCGAAAGCAAATTCGGAGCGGAGAGAGGACATGCTTCCAAAATAACAAATACTGATTCTTTTTATCAGGCCATGGCGAATTGTGCTGACATGCCCTCAACTGATGACGACAACCGCTGGGCGCGTCCATTTAAGGAAGAAATGGAAAAAGCCAAGCTCATCAGCGAAAACGGGGAATGGCTGGAGCAATTCTTGAAGATGGAAAGACACCCTTACTTCAAGGGCACTACAAATTTCTATTACACCGAAGGCATCACTCTTGACTCTTTCAAGCATCGCTGCGAGTTCGTCGCGGAGATGTTTGATGCAAAAGGCATCACTAAGCAGTATCGGAAGAGACACGTGCTGCTCCGTGCGATAATGTCAAGAATGTCAATGTGGGAAGACATAGAACGTCAGTATTTGACCGAGAACAACGAGACTCACAAATATCTTAAACTCCTGCTGATCAGTGACCAGAGAATCCATGACATGCTTGCCGACATTCTCGACAATAGCCACAACGAGAAAGAGATAATCAGAGCTCTTGAAGGAGAAACAAAGAGCCTGATTCCCTACGATGACAAAATCGGGTCAGAACTTCAGACCGCGATTGCATGCAACGCACTCCGCCGGGATGTGAAACTATATGACTGGATTACAGAACAGCCATCGCCTGTATATGTCCACTGGAAGAACGGGCACATCGCGGTAGCAATCCCAGGCAAGTGGTTTGACCGCTATTTCATCGACTCCGAGCGTGACAAAATGGCGCAGAGATTCATTGAAAAATACAGCATGGAGTATTATGCTGACGAAGAAGTCCACAAGAGTCCGGATGACTATACAACCTATGGAAGATATAAGGGCGAAGACGCAATATTTTATTTCAACTATGATGAAAACGATGATTATTCATTCAACATAAATTTCAGCAACAACCACCGCTTCAGGATATTCGTGGAGTTACCTAAAAAAACAAGAGCTAAAAAATTCCATGAAATAGCCAAAGCCGGACATATTTATAAAGACGATCCGTATTGTGTCTATTTTGATTGCGATAATGACGGAAATCCTCTTTTTCGATACTATCTGGACTGCGAATTCGATGAACTGGATGCGTATGTCGAGAAAGCGATGAAAACCACTCACGACACACTAGTCAAAATGGGAATAATCAGTACATAA
- a CDS encoding transglycosylase domain-containing protein translates to MPQQGYNHQTNGGQSKNPTRQNSSKQASRSRGQKGKKPRRHRGIIATLWILFASVIIGIFVFLFLIYNGVIGYMPQVEELKNPTDRFASVLYSSDGKEIGRYFVGTGNRVYADFDEVSPHVIDALISTEDVRFEDHSGIDMRGLGRVLVKTVLMGNKNAGGGSTLTQQLAKQLYSPNSSGLLSRAMQKPIEWMIAVKLERYYSKEEIIKMYLNQFDFLYNAVGIKSAAHVYFGKAPKDLKIEEAATLVGMVKNPAYYNPVRQNERTRQRRNVVLAQMEKNGKITKAELDSLSALPLTLNFNRVDAKDGIAPYFREELRRMLRAQKPVRENYRGWEAQKFIDDSIAWETNPLYGWIEKNPKPDGSKYDIYSDGLKIYTTIDSRMQKYAEEAVAKHLGGYLQPAFFREKRGTKGAPYTTDRAELSEIRRNHLVRNAMKNTDRYRMMVKAGASKDEINRAFHTPREMKVFTYNGSVDTVMTPLDSVLYNKHFLRTGFMAMDPLNGHIKAYVGGPNFSYFQYDMVSTGRRQVGSTVKPFLYTYAMEEGYTPCDEFSNTQPVLTDETGKVWAPRNAGSARVGEMVDLRWALTNSNNWISARLISQLSPPSLVRTMHNFGITAELPPVMSLCLGPADVSVKEMVTAYSAFANNGMRVDPMFVTAIADNNGNIISEFSPRHTEVISEKAYYRILSMLLNVVNEGTAHRVRSRFGLTAEMGGKTGTTNYNADGWFMGFTPNLVAGTWVGGDERFIHFNTMAYGQGASMALPIYGRFMKKVYGDPSLNYSQSAKFDFPADVNLCEKEFYGYYDEEVNADNNAEDTTMDGVFD, encoded by the coding sequence ATGCCACAGCAAGGATATAATCATCAGACAAACGGCGGACAATCAAAGAACCCCACCAGACAAAATTCCTCAAAACAGGCTTCACGCAGTCGTGGACAAAAAGGCAAGAAACCGCGCCGACACCGCGGCATCATAGCCACATTGTGGATTTTATTCGCATCTGTAATAATCGGAATTTTTGTATTCCTGTTCCTTATATACAATGGCGTAATCGGCTACATGCCACAGGTCGAGGAGCTTAAAAATCCGACCGACCGCTTCGCCTCTGTGCTTTATTCGTCAGACGGCAAGGAAATCGGCCGCTACTTCGTCGGTACGGGCAACCGTGTCTATGCCGATTTCGACGAAGTGTCGCCACACGTAATCGACGCACTGATTTCAACAGAAGACGTACGCTTCGAGGATCATTCCGGTATCGACATGCGTGGTCTCGGACGTGTGCTCGTCAAAACCGTCCTTATGGGAAACAAGAATGCAGGTGGCGGCTCAACTCTCACCCAGCAGCTCGCCAAGCAGCTCTATTCGCCCAACAGTTCCGGTCTTCTTTCGCGAGCAATGCAGAAGCCCATCGAATGGATGATAGCCGTCAAGCTCGAACGCTACTATTCGAAGGAGGAAATCATAAAAATGTATCTCAACCAGTTTGACTTCCTCTATAATGCCGTCGGCATCAAGTCGGCCGCACATGTATATTTCGGCAAGGCACCTAAGGACCTCAAGATTGAAGAGGCAGCGACTCTCGTCGGAATGGTAAAGAACCCGGCCTACTACAATCCGGTGCGCCAGAACGAACGCACCCGCCAGCGCCGCAACGTGGTGCTCGCACAGATGGAAAAGAACGGCAAAATCACCAAAGCCGAGCTTGATTCTCTCTCTGCATTGCCGCTGACTCTGAACTTCAACCGTGTCGACGCCAAAGACGGCATCGCACCCTATTTCCGCGAAGAGTTGCGCAGGATGCTCAGAGCACAGAAACCCGTACGCGAAAACTACCGCGGATGGGAAGCCCAGAAATTCATCGACGATTCAATCGCATGGGAAACCAATCCGCTCTACGGCTGGATTGAAAAAAATCCCAAGCCAGACGGCTCTAAGTATGACATATATTCCGACGGTCTTAAAATTTATACGACCATCGACTCCCGCATGCAGAAATATGCAGAGGAAGCTGTGGCCAAACACCTCGGCGGCTATCTCCAGCCGGCTTTTTTCCGCGAGAAACGCGGGACAAAGGGAGCACCCTACACGACTGACCGCGCAGAGCTGTCAGAGATACGCCGAAACCATCTCGTACGTAATGCGATGAAAAATACCGACCGCTACCGCATGATGGTCAAGGCCGGCGCATCGAAAGATGAAATCAACCGTGCGTTCCACACCCCGCGAGAGATGAAAGTGTTCACTTACAACGGTTCTGTCGACACGGTTATGACCCCTCTCGACTCCGTTCTTTACAATAAACACTTCCTCCGCACCGGATTCATGGCAATGGATCCGCTCAACGGCCACATCAAAGCATATGTCGGAGGTCCGAATTTCTCCTATTTCCAATATGATATGGTTTCGACCGGCCGCCGTCAGGTCGGTTCGACCGTGAAACCCTTCCTTTATACCTACGCTATGGAAGAGGGCTACACGCCATGTGACGAATTTTCCAACACCCAGCCGGTGCTCACCGACGAGACCGGCAAGGTATGGGCACCGCGTAATGCCGGATCGGCAAGAGTCGGCGAGATGGTCGACCTCCGCTGGGCACTCACCAACTCCAACAACTGGATTTCAGCACGCCTCATCTCGCAGCTTTCTCCCCCATCCCTTGTCAGAACGATGCACAATTTCGGCATCACGGCCGAACTGCCTCCCGTCATGTCGCTCTGCCTCGGCCCGGCCGACGTATCGGTCAAAGAGATGGTCACAGCCTACTCGGCCTTCGCCAACAACGGCATGAGAGTCGATCCTATGTTTGTTACAGCCATTGCCGACAATAACGGCAACATCATTTCCGAATTCTCACCTCGCCACACTGAGGTCATCAGTGAAAAAGCCTACTACCGTATCCTCTCGATGCTGCTCAATGTGGTCAATGAAGGCACTGCCCACAGGGTGCGCTCGCGTTTCGGCCTCACAGCCGAAATGGGAGGCAAGACCGGTACGACAAACTACAACGCCGACGGCTGGTTCATGGGATTCACCCCTAACCTTGTGGCCGGAACATGGGTAGGAGGCGACGAGCGCTTCATTCACTTCAACACGATGGCCTATGGTCAGGGCGCATCAATGGCCCTCCCTATCTATGGACGCTTTATGAAGAAGGTTTACGGTGACCCCTCGCTAAACTATTCGCAAAGCGCCAAGTTTGACTTCCCTGCCGATGTCAATCTCTGCGAAAAGGAATTCTACGGCTACTATGACGAAGAGGTCAACGCTGACAATAATGCCGAAGACACCACTATGGATGGCGTTTTTGACTGA